One Isoptericola dokdonensis DS-3 genomic window, ACGTCGGCATGGTCTTCCAGTCGTTCAACCTCTTCGCGCACAAGACCGTGCTCGACAACGTCACCCTCGGGCCACGCAAGGTCCGCCGGCTGTCCAAGGCCGACGCGGAGGCCGAGGCGCTGGAGCTGCTCGACCGTGTCGGCGTGAAGAACCAGGCGGCCAAGCTGCCCGCCCAGCTCTCCGGCGGTCAGCAGCAGCGCGTCGCCATCGCGCGCTCCCTGGCCATGCACCCCAAGGTCATGCTGTTCGACGAGCCCACCTCCGCCCTCGACCCCGAGATGATCAACGAGGTCCTCGACGTCATGGTCGGTCTCGCGCACGACGGCATGACGATGATCGTCGTCACCCACGAGATGGGGTTCGCGCGCAAGGCCGCCGACCGGGTCGTCTTCATGGCCGACGGGATGATCGTCGAGCAGGCCACGCCGGAGGAGTTCTTCACGAACCCGCGCAGCGACCGCGCCAAGGACTTCCTGTCCAAGATCCTCACCCACTGACCCAGCACCGTAGGACCGACGAAGGGAACATCATGCGACGCACGCGCACCACGGGGGCGCTCGCTCTGGCGGCCACCGCCGCTCTCACTCTCGCCGCCTGCTCCGACGACGGCGGCACCGGCGACGGGGAGGGCGGCGACGAGGGCATCACCATCGGCATCAAGTTCGACCAGCCCGGCCTCGGCTTCATGGAGGGCGACACCCCCTCCGGCTTCGACGTCGAGGTCGCCAAGTACGTGGCGAACGAGCTCGGGTACTCCGAGGACCAGATCACCTGGGAGGAGGCGCCGTCCGCCCAGCGCGAGACGCTGCTGTCCACGAACCAGGTCGACATGATCTTCGCGACCTACTCGATCACCGACGAGCGCCGCGAGCAGGTCTCGTTCGCGGGCCCGTACTTCGTCGCCGGCCAGGACCTCCTGGTCGCCGCCGACAACACCGACATCACCGGTCCGGACACCCTCGACGGCAAGAACCTGTGCTCCGTCACCGGTTCGACGTCGGCCGAGCGCATCAAGGAGGAGTACTCCGAGGGCGTGAACCTGCTCGAGCAGCCGGGCTACGCCGAGTGCGTCACCGCGCTCATCGCCGGCCAGGTCGACGCGGTCACCACCGACGACATCATCCTCGCCGGCCTCGGCGCCCAGCCCTCCAACGCGGGCCAGGTCAAGGTCGTCGGCAACACCTTCTCCGAGGAGAAGTACGGCGTCGGCCTGCCGCAGGACTCCGACCAGTGCGAGGCCATCAACGAGGCGATCACCAAGATGATCGACGAGGGCGCCTGGCAGGAGGCCCTCGACACCGCCACGGAGGGCACCGGCTACGTGCCGAACGCGGACCTCAACAGCCCGCCGGCGTTCGAGCCCTGCGCCTGACATGACCCGGGTGCCCGGGGCCGCCGCACGCGCGGCGGTCTCGGGCACCGTGGCCCTCCCCTCGGGCCGACCCCGAGCCCGACCCCGACCGAAGGAGCCCCCCTGCCGTGCAGGAGTACCTCGAGATCCTCCGCGAGTACGACGTCCTCGGGGCGTTCTGGGTGAACATCCAGCTCGCCCTCTGGGCGGCGGTGTTCTCGCTCGTCCTGGGGACGCTGCTGGCGCTCCTGCGCATCTCGCCGATCAGCAGCCTGCAGTGGGCCGGCAGCGCCTACGTCACCGTGTTCCGCAACACCCCGCTGACGATCATCATGGTGTTCATGGTGCTGGGCGCCTGGGGTCAGCTCAACGTCACCCTGTCGAGCGACTTCAACCTCAACTTCTTCTGGCTGGCCGTCATCGCGCTGACCGTCTACCACGCGGCGTTCGTGTGCGAGGCCATCCGCTCCGGCGTCAACACCGTCCCCGTCGGCCAGGCGGAGGCTGCCCGGTCCATCGGGCTGTCGTTCCTGCCCGCCGCCCGGCTGGTCATCCTGCCGCAGGCGTTCCGCGGCGCCGTCGCCCCGCTCGGCAACGTGCTCATCGCGCTCATCAAGAACACCACCGTCGCGGCCGCCGCCTCCGTCGCCACCGAGACCTCGTCGGTGATGAAGACGATGATCGAGTTCCGCCCCGACTACATCTACGCCATCTTCTTCACCTTCGCGATCGGCTACGTGATCCTCGTGACCCCGGTAGGCCTGCTGACCACCGCCCTCTCCCGTCGTCTGGCGGTGGCCCGATGAGCGCGCAGTCCGTCCTCTTCGACGCCCCGGGCCCGCGGGCCCGGCGGCGCATCCTGCTCGGCAACGTGGTCGGGGCGCTCGTCGTCGCGGCCCTGGTGGTCTTCGTCCTCGTCCGTTTGGCATCTGTCGGCAACGACGACTGGGGTCAACTCGACCCGGATCTGTGGCTCGCAGCAGTCGACGCGAATGCATGGTTGAACTACTACGTGCCCGGTCTCCTGTTCACCCTGCGGGCGGCGGCGGCCGCCATCGTCGGGGCCATGGTCTTCGGCCTGCTGTTCGGGCTCGGCCGGCTCGCGTCGTCGCGGACCGTGCGCATCGTCTGCGGCTCCGTCGTGGAGTTCTTCCGCGCCGTGCCTGTGCTGCTCATGATGGTGTTCTTCTGGCTGCTGCTCGCGAACGCCGGGGTGCCGGCCTCGTCCTACTGGGGCGTCGTCATCGCGCTGGTGCTCTACAACGGCGCGGTCGTCGCGGAGCTCGTCCGATCCGGCGTGCACGGACTGCCGCGCGGGCAGCGGGAGGCGGCGCTGACCGTCGGCCTCACGCGCGGGCAGTCGCTGCGGTCGGTCGAGGTGCCGCAGGCGCTGGTCGCCATGCTCCCGGCGCTGGTCTCGCAGCTCGTGGTCGTGCTCAAGGACTCCGCGCTCGGCGCGATCATCTCGTACAGCGAGCTGCTCCAGCACGCGCGCCGCCTCGGCTCCGGCGAGGGGAACATCCTGCAGACCCTCACCGTGGCGGCGGTGCTGTTCATCGTCATCAACTGGAGCCTGACCAAGCTCGCCGAGCGGCTCAGCCGCACGGTCCGCCGCACCTCGGGCCGCACCGGCACGATGGCTGCCGGGCTCGACGCCGGCGCGGGAGGTGGCGTCACCGCCGTGGCGGCCGCGCCGCCCCACGGCGTCGAGGAGGGTCCGGACGCCGGGCCCGCCGACCCCGACCGCCCCGGACGCTGGGGCTAGGCACAGCACGGCGGAGGCCGGTACCCGAGGGTGCCGGCCTCCGTTCGTCCCGGGCCCGCCCATGGGCGGACGTCACCCGCGCCTGGGTCGGGCCCTCCTGCCGGGTCCCGCGCGTCGCCTCGACACTCGTGCCGGAGCTCCGCGCGGCCTAGTCGTCGACCAACCCGAGCTCGTCGTCCTCGGCCTCGTCGCCCTCGGCCCGCAGGGCGTCGGACACCGCGGCGAAGGCGACGCCCGGGCTGTGGCCCTTGCGGGACAGCGCGCCGACGGCCCGCCGGACCCGCTTGTCGCGGTCCAGCCCGCGGGTGCGGGCCACGTGCTTGCGCGCGAGGACGGCGGCAGCCTCGGCCTCGTCGTCGCCGTCGATCTGGGAGAGGGCCTCGCCGGCGGTCTCGGTGTCGATCCCCCGCCGACGCAGCTCGGCCGAGATCGCCCGCCGGGCCTGCCCACGCTCGGCGTGCCGGGTGCGCACGATCATGTCCGCGTAGGCGGCGTCGTCGACGAGCGCGACCTCCTCGAACCGGTCGAGGACCGGCTCGACGACGTGCTCCGGGAAGCCCTTGCGGGCCAGAGCCCGGGCCAGCTCGGAGCGGCTCTTCGGGGCGGCGGTCAGGGTGCGCAGCACCGACTCGCGGGCGAGCTCGATCGCGTCCTCGGCCGTGAGGTCGCCGGACTCGAGCCGCTCCGCGACGGACGGGCGGCCGCGACGCTTCCCCACGCCGCGACCGCCCCGGTCGTCCTCGTTCATCGGACCACCGTCAGAACGGCGACTTCTTGCTCTTCGCCGCCGCGCGGGCCGGCGCCTTGGCCGCGGCGGGTGCCTCGTCCGCGGGGCCGGCGGTCACCGGCTCCGCACCGGGCTCGGCGCCGTCGGCCGGGGTGTCGATCTTCGCGCCGACCCCCAGCTTCTCCTTGATCTTCTTCTCCAGCTCGTTCGCCAGGTCCGGGTTGTCCCGCAGGAACGAGCGCGCGTTCTCCTTGCCCTGGCCGAGCTGGTCGCCGTCGTAGGTGAACCACGAGCCGGACTTGCGCACGAACCCGTGCTCCACGCCCATGTCGATCAGGCCGCCCTCGCGGGAGATGCCGACCCCGTAGAGGATGTCGAACTCGGCCTGCTTGAACGGCGGTGCCATCTTGTTCTTGACGACCTTGACGCGCGTGCGGTTGCCGACCGCGTCGGTGCCCTCCTTGAGGGTCTCGATGCGACGGATGTCGAGGCGCACCGAGGCGTAGAACTTCAGGGCCTTGCCACCCGTGGTGGTCTCGGGCGAGCCGAAGAACACGCCGATCTTCTCGCGGAGCTGGTTGATGAAGATCGCCGTGGTGCCGGACGAGCTGAGCGCGCCGGCGATCTTGCGCAGCGCCTGCGACATCAGACGGGCCTGGAGGCCGACGTGGCTGTCGCCCATCTCGCCCTCGATCTCCGCCTTCGGCACGAGCGCGGCGACGGAGTCGATGACGATGATGTCCAGGGCGCCCGAGCGGATCAGCATGTCGGCGATCTCGAGCGCCTGCTCACCGGTGTCGGGCTGGGAGACGAGCAGGGCGTCGGTGTCCACGCCGAGCTTCTTGGCGTACTCGGGGTCCAGGGCGTGCTCGGCGTCGATGAACCCCGCGATGCCGCCGTTCCTCTGGGCGTTGGCCACGGCGTGCAGCGCGACGGTCGTCTTGCCGGAGGACTCCGGCCCGTAGACCTCGACGATGCGCCCGCGGGGCAGGCCGCCGATCCCGAGGGCCACGTCCAGCGCGATGGAGCCCGTGGGGATGACCTCGACCGGGGCGCGCCCCTCCTGGCCGAGTCGCATGATCGAGCCCTTGCCGAAGTTGCGGTCGATCTGGGCGAGCGCGGCCTCGAGGGCCTTCTCGCGGTCTTCCGGTCCAGGCATGTCGGTCACCTTCGCGTTCTTGGCGCGGCCGCGCGCCGGGGGTCTGCTGCTCATGTCGAGGACGACCGTACGTGCCGCCACCGACAAGGTCGTGGACCGTGCGGTCCGTTGTGGACGACGTCACGACGACGCGTCGTTGTGGACGAGCCTACCCGAACATCTGTTCGATCGAGGTGTGGCGCGCTGGGCGTGTCGCGCGGGTCCCACGACGCCGGACTCTCAGCGCGGCGGCGGTGCCTGCCGGTGCCGGTCGTGGCCCCACCGCTGCTCGAGCGGCACGTCGAGCGCGTCGCACAGCGCGTGCCACACGTCGCGCGGCTCCGCGCCGTCCGCGAGCGCCTCGGCGGGCGTGCGGTCGCCGAGGGCGGGCAGCACCTGCTCGCGCACGAGCACGCGCCCGTAGGCCGACCCGAAGACCTCGTCGACGAGCTGGGAGAAGTCGGAGTAGCGCACCCGTCCACCTTCGCACGCCCGGCGCGGTGTCGGTGCATCGGTGCAGGATGGGGCGGTGGCCACCTCGACCGACCCCCTGGCGGGCTTCAGCGCGGCCACGCGGGAGTGGTTCTCCGGCTCGTTCGACGCCCCCACGGCGGCGCAGGCGGGAGCCTGGGCGGCGGTCGGCGCCGGCGACCACGCGCTGGTGGTCGCCCCGACCGGGTCGGGCAAGACGCTCGCCGCGTTCCTCTGGGCCGTGGACCGCCTGCTGACCGCTCCGCCGGTCGAGGCCGCCCGGCGCTGCCGCGTCCTGTACGTCTCCCCGCTCAAGGCGCTGGCCGCCGACGTGCAGCGCAACCTGCGCGCGCCGCTGACGGGGATCCGGCAGGCGGCGGCCCGTCGCGGCGAGCCCGCGCCCGAGGTGACGGTGGGGATGCGCACCGGCGACACCCCGGCGTCCGAGCGCCGGTCGTTCGCCGCGCGCCCGCCGGACGTGCTCGTCACCACCCCCGAGTCGTTGTTCCTCGTGCTGACGTCGGCGGCGCGCTCGGGGCTGGCGGGCGTCGAGACGGTCGTGGTCGACGAGATCCACGCGCTGGCCGGGACGAAGCGCGGCGCCCACCTCGCCGTCAGCCTCGAGCGCCTCGACGAGCTGTTGGACCGGCCCGCCCAGCGCATCGGGCTGTCGGCCACGGTCCGGCCCGTCGAGACGGTCGCCGGGTTCCTCGGCGGCGGCCGCACCCCGCAGGACGGCGGGCGGGACGTCGTCGTCGTGGCACCGCCGTCCACCAAGCGCTGGGACCTGTCGGTCGCCGTCCCGGTGCCCGACCTCA contains:
- the recA gene encoding recombinase RecA, which encodes MPGPEDREKALEAALAQIDRNFGKGSIMRLGQEGRAPVEVIPTGSIALDVALGIGGLPRGRIVEVYGPESSGKTTVALHAVANAQRNGGIAGFIDAEHALDPEYAKKLGVDTDALLVSQPDTGEQALEIADMLIRSGALDIIVIDSVAALVPKAEIEGEMGDSHVGLQARLMSQALRKIAGALSSSGTTAIFINQLREKIGVFFGSPETTTGGKALKFYASVRLDIRRIETLKEGTDAVGNRTRVKVVKNKMAPPFKQAEFDILYGVGISREGGLIDMGVEHGFVRKSGSWFTYDGDQLGQGKENARSFLRDNPDLANELEKKIKEKLGVGAKIDTPADGAEPGAEPVTAGPADEAPAAAKAPARAAAKSKKSPF
- a CDS encoding amino acid ABC transporter permease, whose translation is MSAQSVLFDAPGPRARRRILLGNVVGALVVAALVVFVLVRLASVGNDDWGQLDPDLWLAAVDANAWLNYYVPGLLFTLRAAAAAIVGAMVFGLLFGLGRLASSRTVRIVCGSVVEFFRAVPVLLMMVFFWLLLANAGVPASSYWGVVIALVLYNGAVVAELVRSGVHGLPRGQREAALTVGLTRGQSLRSVEVPQALVAMLPALVSQLVVVLKDSALGAIISYSELLQHARRLGSGEGNILQTLTVAAVLFIVINWSLTKLAERLSRTVRRTSGRTGTMAAGLDAGAGGGVTAVAAAPPHGVEEGPDAGPADPDRPGRWG
- a CDS encoding DUF3046 domain-containing protein, which gives rise to MRYSDFSQLVDEVFGSAYGRVLVREQVLPALGDRTPAEALADGAEPRDVWHALCDALDVPLEQRWGHDRHRQAPPPR
- a CDS encoding glutamate ABC transporter substrate-binding protein — translated: MRRTRTTGALALAATAALTLAACSDDGGTGDGEGGDEGITIGIKFDQPGLGFMEGDTPSGFDVEVAKYVANELGYSEDQITWEEAPSAQRETLLSTNQVDMIFATYSITDERREQVSFAGPYFVAGQDLLVAADNTDITGPDTLDGKNLCSVTGSTSAERIKEEYSEGVNLLEQPGYAECVTALIAGQVDAVTTDDIILAGLGAQPSNAGQVKVVGNTFSEEKYGVGLPQDSDQCEAINEAITKMIDEGAWQEALDTATEGTGYVPNADLNSPPAFEPCA
- a CDS encoding regulatory protein RecX; translated protein: MNEDDRGGRGVGKRRGRPSVAERLESGDLTAEDAIELARESVLRTLTAAPKSRSELARALARKGFPEHVVEPVLDRFEEVALVDDAAYADMIVRTRHAERGQARRAISAELRRRGIDTETAGEALSQIDGDDEAEAAAVLARKHVARTRGLDRDKRVRRAVGALSRKGHSPGVAFAAVSDALRAEGDEAEDDELGLVDD
- a CDS encoding amino acid ABC transporter ATP-binding protein, which translates into the protein MDHTGATRPTSHLGAPLVELESVNKHFGDLHVLRDIDLTVRQGEVLVVIGPSGSGKSTLCRAINRLETVDDGTIRIDGQPLPAEGRELAKLRADVGMVFQSFNLFAHKTVLDNVTLGPRKVRRLSKADAEAEALELLDRVGVKNQAAKLPAQLSGGQQQRVAIARSLAMHPKVMLFDEPTSALDPEMINEVLDVMVGLAHDGMTMIVVTHEMGFARKAADRVVFMADGMIVEQATPEEFFTNPRSDRAKDFLSKILTH
- a CDS encoding amino acid ABC transporter permease, with product MQEYLEILREYDVLGAFWVNIQLALWAAVFSLVLGTLLALLRISPISSLQWAGSAYVTVFRNTPLTIIMVFMVLGAWGQLNVTLSSDFNLNFFWLAVIALTVYHAAFVCEAIRSGVNTVPVGQAEAARSIGLSFLPAARLVILPQAFRGAVAPLGNVLIALIKNTTVAAAASVATETSSVMKTMIEFRPDYIYAIFFTFAIGYVILVTPVGLLTTALSRRLAVAR